A portion of the Diprion similis isolate iyDipSimi1 chromosome 4, iyDipSimi1.1, whole genome shotgun sequence genome contains these proteins:
- the LOC124405284 gene encoding nucleolar protein 10 — protein MQVSDPNNVKIYNLSAGKSLPEWLSERKRRSLLKKNADIRRRIELIQDFDMPGVSTSVKVSRDGQYIFATGIYKPRVKCFDVNNLSLKFERCFDSEVLTFEILSDDYSKLVFLHCDRYVEFHSAQGKYYRLRIPRFGRDMQYHYPSCDLFVVGASNEIYRLNLERGQFLQSLFTEASGINRCTINPIHHSLMIGTQEGRIEAWDPRTRNKVGTLDCAFHCVTENTQLEGFPSITALKFQDALTLGVGTATGQVLLYDIRSNKPLLVKDHMYGLPIRDIEFHNQMGMIYSMDSSVVKIWDKQTGKLYTSIEAQADFNNMCVVPNTGMMFIANEDTKLQTYYIPSLGPAPRWCSFLDNLTEELEESNFDTVYDDYKFVTEKELDDFGLAHLKGTNLLRAYMHGYFMDARLYRKARDVAQPFNFDEYQRKQIRKKIEEERTNRVQVSKLPSVNKRLAQKLLDNELDPKAKRKTPNLLKDNRFKPLFEDPNFEVDENTEEFRLLNPVVSQLAKSRRIELNKKLEAQARFDIAREEENALEGKPSSEESSSSDDDSSDDDKGWAKEVQKQHKLIKRETRQREWEEEKARREENHEIEAVDPSEIKSAKFFKLKEGVEFTGIRAVRQKQNKASLGQRLQAEEVNNVRMLGSLGNREMTFSTKKLKKSGGYSEEKTFKHREERKRLSRPAGKIGNKLKPKFWNGKRVV, from the exons ATGCAGGTCTCAGATCCTAATAATGTGAAAATCTACAACTTGAGTGCGGGAAAATCTCTTCCCGAG tggttatcagagagaaagagaagaagtttactgaaaaaaaatgcag ATATCAGAAGACGCATCGAACTTATTCAGGATTTTGATATGCCTGGAGTTAGTACGTCCGTGAAAGTTTCCAGAGATGGCCAGTACATTTTTGCTACCGGCATATATAAGCCAAGGGTAAAATGTTTTGACGTCAACAATCTGTCACTCAAATTTGAGCGCTGCTTTGATTCTGAAGTTCtcacatttgaaattttgtctgACGACTACAGTAAG TTAGTATTCCTGCACTGCGATAGATATGTTGAATTTCATTCAGCGCAAGGTAAATATTATAGACTTAGGATACCCCGATTTGGAAGAGACATGCAGTACCATTATCCATCCTGCGATCTATTTGTGGTTGGTGCTAG CAATGAGATCTATCGACTGAACCTAGAGAGGGgacaatttttacaatcattATTTACTGAGGCCTCTGGCATAAACAGATGCACCATAAATCCTATCCATCATTCGCTAATGATTGGTACTCAGGAAGGACGAATCGAAGCCTGGGATCCTCGTACGAGAAACAAAGTCGGAACATTAGACTGTGCGTTTCATTGTGTCACTGAAAATACCCA ACTTGAAGGATTCCCATCCATTACTGCCCTCAAGTTTCAGGATGCGCTGACGTTGGGCGTGGGTACCGCTACAGGTCAAGTATTACTCTACGACATTAGATCAAATAAACCATTGTTGGTAAAGGATCACATGTATGGATTACCAATCAGAGATATCGAATTTCACAATCAGATGGGTATGATTTACTCTATGGATAGTTCTGTTGTTAAAATTTGGGATAAACAAACG GGCAAACTGTACACCTCAATAGAAGCACAGGCTGATTTCAACAATATGTGTGTTGTTCCGAATACAGGAATGATGTTTATTGCTAATGAAGATACTAAATTACAAACTTATTACATACCAAGCCTAGGACCTGCACCTAGGTGGTGCAGTTTTCTCGATAATCTTACCGAAGAACTTGAAGAGTCTAACTTTGATACTGTTTATGATGACTATAAATTCGTTACTGAGAAGGAACTGGATGACTTTGGACTAGCTCATCTTAAAGGAACTAATTTACTCAGGGCATACATGCATGGATATTTTATGGATGCTAGGCTTTACAGAAAGGCTAGAGACGTAGCTCAGCCATTCAACTTTGATGAATATCAGAGGAAGcagataagaaagaaaattgaagaggaACGTACGAACCGAGTGCAG gTTTCAAAATTGCCATCAGTTAATAAACGCCTAGCACAGAAATTGCTGGATAATGAATTAGACCCAAAAGCGAAACGGAAAACACCAAATCTTCTCAAAGACAATCGGTTCAAGCCATTATTTGAAGATCCAAACTTTGAAGTGGACGAAAATACTGAGGAATTCCGTTTGCTAAATCCTGTAGTATCGCAGCTTGCCAAATCTAGAAGAAtagaattgaacaaaaaacttGAGGCTCAAGCTCGATTTGACATAGccagagaagaagaaaatgctCTTGaag GTAAACCGAGTTCGGAGGAAAGTTCATCGTCCGATGATGACAGTTCGGATGATGACAAAGGCTGGGCTAAAGAAGTTCAGAAGCAGCACAAATTAATAAAGAGAGAGACGAGACAAAGAGAgtgggaagaagaaaaagcgcGAAGAGAAGAGAATCATGAAATAGAAGCAGTAGATCCATCAGAGATCAAATCcgctaaatttttcaaactcaaagAAGGCGTAGAGTTTACGGGTATCAGGGCCGtcagacaaaaacaaaacaa AGCAAGCCTTGGCCAAAGATTGCAAGCTGAAGAAGTCAATAATGTCAGAATGCTTGGTTCGTTGGGAAATAGAGAAATGACATTCAGCACTAAAAAG ctaaaaaaatcAGGCGGCTATTCAGAAGAGAAAACATTTAAGCATCGTGAAGAGCGTAAGCGACTGTCTCGTCCAGCCGGGAAAATCGGTAATAAATTGAAGCCGAAATTTTGGAACGGCAAAAGAGTTGTATAG
- the LOC124405285 gene encoding uncharacterized protein LOC124405285 isoform X1: MMLCWLQSRQSSDRAVSSKNQCPGPNENNGDPLRTSTPSILSELESAEVGEITETPDYENLSISAVLHYCKCKILRPYLRLLGVMGLRPTSGDDTESSSCYSIFANLHTCQVIIFMCIGYVLQYMACFRRDRGFCYTLMRIDYELVSNATKELQYERICYGNIAFSYAIPSILHLSAYLYAVYLFRIRENEQLQNLMERTFLMSSNPSDRGSQRRLVRILWLFIVLSIVWMIIALITVNIMMAKGIIVFQWLESSPDQLKTVLKFVLIICTLWHDMVQGTIITSYCLQGQLLTSHLYFLRAKLLQHILAPLDWMKEISEFKKLLKYFNDDFGPTVCIYTVVNFSWAAAGILWLLKYDNIDVQTSPIIYISIINVSLWVVISLAPFIQAARLTSACSTIQGIGHEIRVRPFVYQDTPGSDLDTILLYASSLNMCARLFTVPITGRYLCLVLTVGSIVILTLGQCHFLSSL; this comes from the exons ATGATGCTTTGCTGGCTGCAGTCTAGACAAAGCTCAGACAGAGCAGTGAGTTCAAAAAACCAGTGCCCTGGTCCGAATGAGAACAATGGAGACCCATTGCGTACGTCGACACCATCGATTCTATCAGAATTAGAAAGTGCCGAA GTTGGAGAAATTACAGAAACACCAGATTATGAAAATCTCAGCATTTCAGCTGTCCTACATTATTGCAAATGCAAAATATTACGTCCCTATTTAAGACTGCTCGGTGTAATGGGATTGAGACCAACAAGTGGAGATGATACAGAGAGCTCGTcttgttattcaatttttgccaatttaCACACCTGTcaagttattatatttatgtgCATTGGATATGTTCTTCAGTATATGGCTTGTTTTAG GCGCGATCGTGGGTTTTGCTATACATTGATGCGAATTGATTATGAGCTAGTATCGAATGCTACCAAGGAGTTACAGTACGAAAGAATATGTTACGGAAATATAGCATTCAGCTACGCGATACCAAGTATTCTTCATCTCAGTGCATATTTGTAtgcagtttatttatttagaatACGGGAGAACGAGCAGCTTCAAAACTTGATGGAAAGAACTTTTCTCATGTCTTCAAACCCATCAGATCGTGGGAGTCAGAGGAGATTAGTTAGaatactctggttgttcattgtGCTGAGCATTGTATGGATGATCATAGCTCTGATCACTGTGAACATAATGATGGCGAAAGGAATCATTGTATTTCAATGGCTTGAGTCTAG TCCGGACCAGTTGAAGACTGTTTTAAAATTTGTACTGATCATTTGTACCCTATGGCACGATATGGTTCAAGGAACGATTATAACAAGTTATTGCTTGCAAGGACAACTATTAACATCACATCTATACTTTCTACGAGCCAAGTTGCTCCAACATATATTGGCTCCGTTAGATTGGATGAAG GAGATTagtgagtttaaaaaattattgaaatatttcaacgatGATTTTGGTCCGACAGTATGCATATATACTGTGGTAAATTTTTCGTGGGCTGCAGCTGGTATTTTGTGGCTACTGAAATACGATAATATAGATGTACAAACCAGTCCAATTATTTACATTAGTATTATAAACGTGTCTTTGTGGGTCGTAATATCATTAGCCCCTTTCATACAG GCAGCACGATTAACTTCAGCATGTTCAACTATTCAAGGAATTGGGCATGAAATTCGTGTACGTCCATTCGTGTATCAGGACACACCAGGATCGGATTTGGACACGATTCTACTATATGCATCTTCATTAAATATGTGCGCTAGATTATTCACAGTACCTATAACTGGCAGGTATTTGTGTTTGGTATTAACTGTTGGGAGTATTGTTATCTTGACCCTAGGGCAGTGCCATTTTTTATCCAGCTTATAA
- the LOC124405285 gene encoding uncharacterized protein LOC124405285 isoform X2 — protein MRTMETHCVGEITETPDYENLSISAVLHYCKCKILRPYLRLLGVMGLRPTSGDDTESSSCYSIFANLHTCQVIIFMCIGYVLQYMACFRRDRGFCYTLMRIDYELVSNATKELQYERICYGNIAFSYAIPSILHLSAYLYAVYLFRIRENEQLQNLMERTFLMSSNPSDRGSQRRLVRILWLFIVLSIVWMIIALITVNIMMAKGIIVFQWLESSPDQLKTVLKFVLIICTLWHDMVQGTIITSYCLQGQLLTSHLYFLRAKLLQHILAPLDWMKEISEFKKLLKYFNDDFGPTVCIYTVVNFSWAAAGILWLLKYDNIDVQTSPIIYISIINVSLWVVISLAPFIQAARLTSACSTIQGIGHEIRVRPFVYQDTPGSDLDTILLYASSLNMCARLFTVPITGRYLCLVLTVGSIVILTLGQCHFLSSL, from the exons ATGAGAACAATGGAGACCCATTGC GTTGGAGAAATTACAGAAACACCAGATTATGAAAATCTCAGCATTTCAGCTGTCCTACATTATTGCAAATGCAAAATATTACGTCCCTATTTAAGACTGCTCGGTGTAATGGGATTGAGACCAACAAGTGGAGATGATACAGAGAGCTCGTcttgttattcaatttttgccaatttaCACACCTGTcaagttattatatttatgtgCATTGGATATGTTCTTCAGTATATGGCTTGTTTTAG GCGCGATCGTGGGTTTTGCTATACATTGATGCGAATTGATTATGAGCTAGTATCGAATGCTACCAAGGAGTTACAGTACGAAAGAATATGTTACGGAAATATAGCATTCAGCTACGCGATACCAAGTATTCTTCATCTCAGTGCATATTTGTAtgcagtttatttatttagaatACGGGAGAACGAGCAGCTTCAAAACTTGATGGAAAGAACTTTTCTCATGTCTTCAAACCCATCAGATCGTGGGAGTCAGAGGAGATTAGTTAGaatactctggttgttcattgtGCTGAGCATTGTATGGATGATCATAGCTCTGATCACTGTGAACATAATGATGGCGAAAGGAATCATTGTATTTCAATGGCTTGAGTCTAG TCCGGACCAGTTGAAGACTGTTTTAAAATTTGTACTGATCATTTGTACCCTATGGCACGATATGGTTCAAGGAACGATTATAACAAGTTATTGCTTGCAAGGACAACTATTAACATCACATCTATACTTTCTACGAGCCAAGTTGCTCCAACATATATTGGCTCCGTTAGATTGGATGAAG GAGATTagtgagtttaaaaaattattgaaatatttcaacgatGATTTTGGTCCGACAGTATGCATATATACTGTGGTAAATTTTTCGTGGGCTGCAGCTGGTATTTTGTGGCTACTGAAATACGATAATATAGATGTACAAACCAGTCCAATTATTTACATTAGTATTATAAACGTGTCTTTGTGGGTCGTAATATCATTAGCCCCTTTCATACAG GCAGCACGATTAACTTCAGCATGTTCAACTATTCAAGGAATTGGGCATGAAATTCGTGTACGTCCATTCGTGTATCAGGACACACCAGGATCGGATTTGGACACGATTCTACTATATGCATCTTCATTAAATATGTGCGCTAGATTATTCACAGTACCTATAACTGGCAGGTATTTGTGTTTGGTATTAACTGTTGGGAGTATTGTTATCTTGACCCTAGGGCAGTGCCATTTTTTATCCAGCTTATAA
- the LOC124405290 gene encoding M-phase phosphoprotein 6 has product MTAREVNKTKLSKGILEMKFMKRTKEKVEKQLFQEEGEEYFGAQLTNQMKKGSDKFIIEPSFVFCEGLLDGRVSFRGMNPEIERLMELEEEAKQALTQKQNETEISDEQMAKHYRSSAVDTMAKKFRTKHENKKYVRDDSIEIEPVEKKPKFLKPSD; this is encoded by the exons atgacTGCAAGAGAAGTCAACAAAACGAAATTGTCGAAAGGTATTTTGGAAATGAAG TTCATGAAACGAACCAAAGAGAAAGTGGAAAAGCAGCTGTTTCAAGAAGAAGGCGAAGAATACTTTGGGGCACAGCTGACTAATCAGATGAAGAAAGGATC GGATAAATTCATCATTGAGCCAAGCTTTGTATTTTGTGAAGGTTTGCTTGACGGTCGAGTGAGCTTTCGCGGTATGAATCCAGAGATAGAGAGACTGATGGAATTAGAAGAAGAAGCTAAGCAAGCTTTGACTCAGAAACAGAATGAGACCGAAATATCTGATGAACAGATGGCAAAGCATTACAGATCCTCGGCAGTAGATACAATGGCAAAGAAATTCAGGACTAAACatgaaaacaagaaatatgTAAGGGATGACAGCATCGAAATAGAACCTGTagagaaaaaaccaaaatttttaaaaccatcCGATTAA
- the LOC124405287 gene encoding AKT-interacting protein-like, translated as MIVTMSSRYTTTGIKGEGDMGDDFRQQGSLKKLLPSNSNGETQLAMSTRIIERPPATHSNKEYAVFLQEYIILSEYNMMQKQDLKGIYVIPSANNSFLWFGVFFVRQGIYQGGVFRFTITLPSTFPDGGCPKVKFQPNVFHPLLKVDTGELDTTWEFPEWKRNNRVWQLVQYIVKVFSKIDSKMPSVNEEALMLFTSNVESFQKQARASVTESLSQLYDPPPTDDPHYITFSPYDSSLHDGIKEEILKSKKEEENKVLGFSWVQPGSLQPFSKPETR; from the exons ATGATCGTAACGATGTCATCAAGATATACAACGACCGGGATTAAG GGTGAAGGAGATATGGGCGACGACTTCAGGCAGCAAGGATCGCTCAAGAAGTTATTGCCATCCAATAGTAACGGAGAGACGCAGCTTGCCATGTCCACTAGAATAATCGAGAGACCGCCTGCGACACACAGTAACAAAGAATATGCTGTGTTCTTACAAGAGTACATAATTCTTTCTGAATA tAACATGATGCAGAAGCAAGATCTGAAAGGAATTTACGTGATTCCCTCTGCAAATAATTCGTTTT TGTGGTTTGGAGTTTTCTTTGTTAGACAAGGAATTTACCAAGGTGGAGTATTCAGATTCACAATTACTTTACCCTCAACTTTTCCTGACGGTGGTTGCCCG AAAGTTAAATTCCAACCAAATGTATTTCATCCCTTATTGAAGGTGGATACTGGAGAGTTAGATACAACATGGGAATTTCCAGAATGGAAACGAAACAATAGAGTTTGGCAATTAGTGCAATACATTGTCaaagtgttttcaaaaatcgattcaaagatgCCGTCCGTTAATGAAGAAGCTCTGATGCt ATTTACAAGTAACGTTGAAAGTTTCCAGAAACAAGCTAGGGCAAGCGTTACAGAGAGTTTGAGTCAGCTTTACGATCCACCTCCAACTGACGATCCACATTACATTACTTTTTCCCCTTATGACAGTTCATTGCACGATGGTATCAAAGAGGAGATATTAAAATCAAAg aaggaagaagaaaataaagtgcTTGGATTTTCTTGGGTACAGCCAGGTTCGCttcagcctttttcaaaaccagAAACAAGAtaa
- the LOC124405289 gene encoding UPF0598 protein CG30010 encodes MYRSQTVFHLMLNLKSLSNSRLMTYSDFCSFYKYLSNHRLRPTCTLSRRTLVSYTQGQSPEPRIREYFYYIDHQGMLFLDDSRMKNFTSCFKEKKFLAFFFKRLRKNETGRYMNDFPYLSLCGRERNFVRCDDLPIVFTHVIRKEDLDTGVVKNQFSYAHADELLTVPFEPAKIFMSMETGRVYHPAPIIAGGIGLVRSKLAIEFSKYFEFHNGEEQSPTHFSWDSNRYDLDSEWHEKITKKDL; translated from the exons atgtaTCGTTCTCAAACAGTTTTTCACCTAATGTTGAATCTCAAATCCCTTTCAAACAGTAGATTAATGACTTATTCTGACTTTTGTTCGTTCTATAAATACCTATCAAATCACCGTCTGCGTCCAACATGTACACTCAGCAGAAGAACTCTTGTCTCTTATACGCAAGGACAATCGCCCGAACCTCGTATTCGGGAATATTTCTATTACATCGATCACCAAGGAATG TTATTTCTTGATGATTCTCGAATGAAGAACTTTACCTCTTGTTTTAAAG aaaaaaagtttttggcaTTCTTCTTCAAAAGACTTCGTAAAAATGAAACTGGCCGTTACATGAATGATTTTCCCTACCTGTCACTATGTGGAAGAGAACGAAATTTTGTCAGATGTGATGATCTGCCAATCGTGTTTACACATGTTATTCGAAAGGAAGACTTAGATACTGGAgtagtgaaaaatcaatttagttATGCACATGCTGATGAGTTACTAACG GTTCCTTTTGAGCCAGCAAAAATCTTCATGAGCATGGAAACTGGACGAGTTTATCATCCTGCACCAATAATTGCTGGTGGCATAGGCTTGGTGCGATCTAAGCTGGCAATAGAATTTAGCAAATACTTTGAATTCCACAACGGCGAAGAACAAAGTCCAACGCATTTTTCTTGGGACAGTAATAGATATGATCTGGATTCCGAatggcatgaaaaaattacaaaaaaagatCTGTGA